The genomic segment CAAGGCCATCACCCACCAGAAGGTTAATCGGAAAACTACAAAAACTACcaaaaagtttgtttttttttattgaaatattttaaattttgtatgttcccctccggcgtacttttagttatgtttaactaaagtCTACCGGAGGAGTGCGTACTTTGCCTTGAGGGGCGACTAGCTCCATTAAACCGCATTCGCGCTAGGTAGACCTAGTAAAGAGGTAAAAGGCTTCATGTCGAATTGTTTTCAATCTTTTTGTTAGAACTAATCAAATCTCTAattaaagatgaagaaataacAATTGTTTTGTCGCAATGATGATGCCACCCTTGTTCAAGAGGATGTCAATTGTCTCCTTAGCCGCAAACTTGCGTATTGATAGGTAAATTTtctataatattttgtaagcactAATTTGCTAATAAGCTAAACAAAGATGAGAACAAATCGAAATACACATGCAAGGCAATGAGTTGAGTTTTAATCACTAAATAAGAATCGAAATGCCATGCATGTGCGGTGAGTTTAAGTGAGTACGAGGCAGTGCAAATCCAAGGCCATCACCCACCGCAAGGTTAATCGGAAAACTACAAAAAACTACcaaaagtttgtttttttttattgaaatattttaaattttgtatgccccCTCAGcatttttagttatgtttaactaaaaattAGGGGGCGTGACTTTGCCTTCggcaagcataaaataaaaaaataatttcgcaagggcAATCCGCGTAAAAAAACGAaataactccaaccaagcaacaagtagcaactccaaacaagcaacttccaatcgtattttctttaacaagattagatttttcatccttattttttttccgcatttttcctttttctttcgcatttttcatttttttcttcgcattttcgtttatggtggaaagttgttctttaacaagttgttaaaggaatcatatgtggattttcttcgcctgagattttcgtttataatggatattattttgacaacaaaaaatggggatggatattaaatagggtgaagatgaagatgaagtagctTTAAAATGagggagttcaaattttatctactGCATCATATGTGCTTAGTTGCCGTAGTTTAAGGCCTAAAACAAGTCGATAGCAGATTATTTTTAAAGGCCGTCACGCGCCACCTACGGCCAGTATTCACGCTCTCTCACACATCAAAGAAAAAGTGCCGGCCATTTTGCTacgaaaaaatttgtccagggggtaataggaccccgcaaaggttcggtgtgtagttggcattttggtcacacgttggggggtattttgactattatctcatttttcatgctTCGATACGGACcaaagtacggtccgtataaattttcACGGAGGGAAGTACGGCCGGTAttcaattatacggtccgtataattgatCGCAAAAAGTGATGTTTCACTGAATTGAAAAGAATTTAATTCCAACACTTCTCGTCTGGTCTTCTAAGTCCCAAATCATGAACGTGGCTTAGTTTAAAGGTACAAGGTGTTGCACATTCGATATCCGAAAACCACAACTCTAACTAATCTAATCCGGATTCGTAGACGTAGGGCCCACTAATTTAAGTATGAGACTTCTGGTTAAGGGGTCAgctttttttatattacataTATGAAAGATCTTGtgctttttcccttttctaCGTGAAGAAAATTGCAAATTCATGATTCCCGACAATTCAAAGATTGGGTTATAAAATGTCCTCTATACTAAACAGGCCTGCCACGTGGCAAGCCATGATCTGATGTCCGATATTTTTAAGGATAGCAATAGTCATCTCACGTGTCTTTACACTcagacacacacaaaaaaaataggaaaaggaAACTGTTTCTCTTTTAAAGTTGAAGTGAaaaagaaatggatgaaataagCCACAAATTCATACAAGTGAATGGACTGAAACTTCATGTGGCTGAAATTGGGAGTGAATCTTCTTCATCTCCAGTTGTTGTATTCTTACATGGGTTTCAGAAATATGGTATTCTTGGAGGTACCAAATGTTGGCTATTGCCAAATCTGGTTGTTTTAGAGCCATTGCTTTTGATTACAGAGGTTATGGATTGTCTGAACAGCCAGCAGAACCTGGACAGACAACATTTATAGATCTTGTTAATGACCTCCTGGGACTTCTTGATGCTCTCAACATCCCAAAGGTACCATTCTTTTCTTACTAGTAATTACACTNNNNNNNNNNNNNNNNNNNNNNNNNNNNNNNNNNNNNNNNNNNNNNNNNNNNNNNNNNNNNNNNNNNNNNNNNNNNNNNNNNNNNNNNNNNNNNNNNNNNATTTCGAGCAACCGCGAAAAAACGAAATAACTCCaaccaacaagtagcaactccaacaAGAATGGCCTCCAATcgtattttctttaacaagattagattttcatctgttattttttttccgcatttttccttttttctttcttgatttttcatttttttcttgattttttcgtTTATaaaagttgttctttaacaagttgttcaatcatatgtggattttcttcGGTTGAGATTTTtcgtttataatggatattatttcGATAACAAAAATGGGGATGgatattaaatagggtgaagatgaagatgaagtagcctaaaatggagggagttcaaattttaaattttcacgGAGGAAAAAGTAGGTATTCAATTATACGAACGTATAATTGATCGCAAAAAGtgatgtttcttgaattgaaaagAATTTAATTCCAACAACTGCTCGTACGTCTTCTAAGTCCCAATCGTGAACGTGGCTTTTTAAAGGTACGAATTACGTGTTACATTCGATATCAAAAACCACAACTCTAACTAATCTAATCCGAATTCGTATTGCGTAGGGGCCACTAATTCAAGTATGAGACTTCTGATTAAGGGGTCAGctttttttattacatatatgaAAGATCTTGtgctttttcccttttctaTGTGAAGAAAATTGCAAATTCATGATTCCCGACAATTCAAAGATTGGGTTATAAAATGTCCTCTATCCTAAACGGCCTGCCACGTGGCAAGCCATGATCTGATGTCCGATATTTTTTAAGGATAGCAATAGTCATCTCACGTGTCTTTACACTCAgatacacacaaaaaaaaaaaaaaaataggaaaaggaAACTGTTTCTCTTTTAAAGTTGAAGTGAaaaagaaatggatgaaataagCCACAAATTCATACAAGTGAATGGACTAAAACTTCATGTAGCTGAAATTGGGAGTGAATCTTCTTCATCTCCAGTTGTTGTATTCTTACATGGGTTTCCAGAAATATGGTATTCTTGGAGGTACCAAATGTTGGCCATTGCCAAATCTGGTTGTTTTAGAGCCATTGCTTTTGATTACAGAGGTTATGGATTGTCTGAACAGCCAGCAGAACCTGGACAGACAACATTTATAGATCTTGTTAATGACCTCCTGGGACTTCTTGATGCTCTCAACATCCCAAAGGTACCATTCTTTTCTTACTAGTAATTACACTGTATAGCTACCTACCAAAAATAATAGTtgataaatatattatttttgtataaaaacTAGGGTACAGAAAATATGCAAAATAGTGTAGATTTGGCTAGGGAATGTAATTATGTTTTGCCGCCTGGGCAAATGTGtaactttcccttttttttatttttttttattttttatatatattgggcAAAATCGTCCCATTTTGAACAGGCCTTTCGTTCGTTTTCGAGTAATATTTTGtaggaagggtatttttgaacTATTTGACTAGTTGAAGGACACTTTTGAGTTAATTGACTAACGACAAGGGCATTTTTTGTGTCAATAACGTAACGAAGGGTAAAATTGACGTATTTCAAATAGTTCAGTTATATTTTTGAacctttccaaaaatagaatgcTATCTCATGAATGTTAGAAAAGGAAAGACTACCTAGgcgtgttcatggttcggtttgggtcggatATTGATTAAAAAagcataaccaaaccaatttagtcggtttttaaatgtctaaaaccataaccaaataACCaacggtttggttattgtcggtttggttcagtttggttcgattttttggtttatgactagcagccatgagacttatcagtaaaacattaaaaagttgaaaaagacatgtctttttttttttgttcaaacgataacttttatttatagtttaaggtggaacatacatcatagaaacattttcactattagtgatagtgtagtactcaagttacccaaagttgctaaactattacatatagagGTAAAAACTaaccagtgttatcaaaagcaaaaagcacaaaaaagctctaaggtcagttggagctttaagcgcaaagcgcaaataaagcgtgcgctttaatgaaaaaaagcgCATTGGTAcaataatacaaatatatatatgtttagtccaagattAATAATagtaagcatgaataacaaatatatggacaaagaaattgtaaaaatataacgataaagtgaaatatcaatcatCTTGTCAATAcacaaggaaaagtatgtcttagagccttgatgacgacagaagcgcacataaagcgaggcaaagcgctcaacatgttttgagccttgCTTTAGTTAAGCGCACCTAAAAGCGCGCTTTGATAACAAAACTAACTTAGTACATATTAATTCTTAATACATAAAGTAGAGCTAGGAGCTTTTAGTTAttgttacaaacatacatattaattaaacatataaaattaaataaaatatatgaaataaaaaaactttgtgtaatgatcccaaactttgaggCGATGCTTGCGGTTTGcctcaattctcccattttattaaaaaaactttgtgtgatgatcccaaacttcggatgtttttctatcattatccccaaGAGTTTGGTCTCGACTACGGAGTTGTTCTTTTACTCgctttttaggaggattactcacggaagaagtattagggcattACCGTATGCTTGAGTTGCAGCAAATGCTGATGTTACTAAAGTATCTTCTATATGAACCTCTAAATCTACAACCCctgtccttttcatatgaaaaattattagaagtttaggacccattcagataagaaaaaagaaaggtataaattcgaaaaaaaaaaaaagaaacaacctaaaatcaaatggttgacaaagaaaggctaaaaatttaagttaaagacattagactctaacgtgagcttctgttagtaggtttacttacacttaacacttaaaagagttaaaagacttaaagacatgagcttggacatattcttaaaaacacgggccttaaacaatcatgtgaaataagtagaccaaaaatcaaattaatgattaaaaggtataaattatttataattatttatgaaaaactacaaagtggtggttagaccgactatgttgtatggggcggagtgttggccagttaagatctctcacgttcaaaagatgaaagttgccgagatgagaatgttgagatggatgtgtggccaCGCAGGGAGtgacaggattaggaatgaggatattcgggacaaggtgggagtggcctcgatggaagacaagatgcgagaagcgagattgagatggtttgggcatgtgaagaggagagacacagatgccccagtgcggaggtgtgagaggttggccatggatggtttcagacGATGTAGGGGTATGCGAAGAAGTATTGGAGAGAGGTAATTAGACACGACATGGCGCGGATTCTGACTTgagggacatgaccttagataggagggtttggAGGACCCGGATTAGGGTAAAAGTCTAGTAGATAGTCTCGTTATCCTTTCttattagtagtcgcattatcGCGAGAATTTACGAGCTACGATTTACGCTATTATCTGATTTCTGTGCGATTATCCGGCGTTATACCGTTATCGCTTGcgttatttcatttccatatcgctttgaatctcttAGCCTTATAcgacctctttttatgcttttttatTAAGCGAGGTCTTTCGAAAGtagtcctaccttggtaggagtaaggtctgcgtacactctaccctccctagacctGGGATTACtgggttgtggttgttgttgtaatattatacatataaataattataaaatttatgtatataatttatcggtttggttcggttatttattcagttattttttaatagaaccataaccaaaccaaatattatctgtttttaaaatttaaaaccatatcaaaccaaaccaaaccaaaccaaatgtcggtttttttattcggtttagTTAAatttttcggtttggttttggttttaaccaaaaccgtgtACAGCCCTAAGACTACCTATATAAGTTGAAACATATGAATTAGCTACCTACTAGTAGTAAAACTAATAATATCTATAATCCTTCTTattaaaatggaagaaataaaCCATAAATTCATTGAAGTGAATGAACTAAAACTTCATGTAGCTGAAATAGGAAGTGAATCTTTATCTCCAGTTGTTGTATTCTTACATGGGTTTCCAGAAATATGGTATTCTTGGAGGTATCAAATGTTGGCCATTGCCAAATCTGGTTGTTTTAGAGCCATGACTTTCGATTACAGAGGTTATGGATTGTCTAAACAGCCAGCAGAACCTGGACAGACAACATTTATAGATCTTGTTAATGACCTTCTTGGACTTCTTGATGCTCTCAACATCCCAAAGGTACTATATTTTTTAGGAATAATTACATTGTATAGCCGCCCACCAAATTAATAGTCgataaatgtatattttttgtatataaaaactaatacacaaaaaatatacactATTTTA from the Lycium ferocissimum isolate CSIRO_LF1 chromosome 11, AGI_CSIRO_Lferr_CH_V1, whole genome shotgun sequence genome contains:
- the LOC132036076 gene encoding uncharacterized protein LOC132036076, which codes for MDEISHKFIQVNGLKLHVAEIGSESSSSPVVVFLHGFPEIWYSWRYQMLAIAKSGCFRAIAFDYRGYGLSEQPAEPGQTTFIDLVNDLLGLLDALNIPKVPFFSY